The Desulfuromonas sp. genome has a segment encoding these proteins:
- a CDS encoding ATP-binding protein: MNLDADLIEQLRRVLASVEQILPRPVPKIDWAGCYAANWRRLSLAGYLEPAPALDPIRLDDLLGIDEQKRIVEENTLQFLRGFPANNTLLWGSRGTGKSSLIRALLNTYAPQGLRVIQLDKDDLPSLPDIFSHIAGEPFRFVVFCDDLSFEPGERSYKVLKSALDGSVYSAPENVLIYVTSNRRHLLPEYPTDNLGAKLVNNEVHHGEGVEEKISLSDRFGLWVPFHVFSQEQYLCVVRRCIENLARKNNAVLEWTRETEQAAIAWSHRKSKRCGRTAFQFAKRWVGRNLLRVAPGA, translated from the coding sequence ATGAACCTGGATGCCGATCTGATCGAACAGCTGCGCAGGGTCCTGGCCTCGGTCGAACAGATCCTGCCCCGGCCGGTCCCGAAGATTGACTGGGCCGGCTGCTACGCTGCCAACTGGCGCCGCCTCTCCCTCGCCGGCTACCTGGAACCCGCCCCGGCCCTCGACCCGATCCGCCTCGACGACCTGCTCGGCATCGACGAGCAGAAACGCATCGTCGAGGAGAACACCCTGCAGTTCCTTCGGGGGTTTCCGGCCAACAACACCCTGCTGTGGGGCTCGCGCGGCACCGGCAAGAGCTCCCTGATCCGGGCCCTGCTCAACACCTATGCACCGCAGGGGCTGCGGGTCATCCAGCTGGACAAGGACGACCTGCCCTCCCTGCCGGACATTTTCAGCCACATCGCGGGGGAGCCCTTTCGATTCGTCGTCTTCTGCGACGACCTTTCCTTCGAGCCGGGGGAGAGGAGCTACAAGGTCCTCAAAAGCGCCCTTGACGGCTCGGTCTACTCGGCCCCGGAGAACGTTCTTATCTACGTCACCTCCAACCGCCGCCATCTCCTCCCCGAGTATCCCACCGACAACCTCGGCGCCAAGCTGGTCAACAACGAGGTCCACCACGGCGAGGGGGTCGAGGAGAAAATCTCCCTCTCCGACCGCTTCGGTCTCTGGGTCCCCTTTCACGTCTTCTCCCAGGAGCAGTACCTGTGCGTGGTGCGCCGCTGCATCGAAAACCTGGCCCGCAAGAACAACGCCGTTCTCGAATGGACCCGGGAGACCGAGCAGGCCGCCATCGCCTGGTCGCACCGCAAGAGCAAGCGCTGCGGACGCACCGCCTTTCAGTTCGCCAAGCGCTGGGTCGGCAGAAACCTGCTGAGGGTCGCACCGGGAGCCTGA
- a CDS encoding mechanosensitive ion channel domain-containing protein, whose protein sequence is MDFSAIIPKLQEWAAFYGLKIVAALAIFIIGRLVAKALRGTVKRMMTRSKVDETLISFVASLTYAALITIVVIAALNQLGIQTTSFIAIIGAAGLAVGLALQGSLANFAAGVLMIIFRPFKAGDYIEGGGVAGVVEEIQIFTSQLKTPDNKLIIVPNAKMMGDNIVNYSAKETRRVDMVFGVGYGDDLDKARLVLLEVVAQDERVLKDPAPQVAVSELADSSVNFVVRPWAKTADYWGVYFDLTEAVKKRFDAEGISIPFPQRDVHLHQSQG, encoded by the coding sequence ATGGATTTCAGTGCCATCATTCCCAAACTTCAGGAGTGGGCGGCTTTCTACGGGCTGAAGATCGTCGCTGCCCTGGCCATCTTCATCATCGGGCGCTTGGTGGCCAAGGCCCTGCGCGGCACGGTCAAGCGCATGATGACTCGCAGCAAGGTCGACGAGACCCTGATCTCCTTCGTCGCCAGCCTGACCTACGCCGCCCTGATCACCATCGTCGTTATCGCCGCCCTCAACCAGCTCGGTATCCAGACCACGTCTTTCATTGCCATTATCGGCGCCGCCGGCCTGGCGGTCGGTCTGGCCCTGCAGGGTTCTCTGGCCAACTTCGCCGCCGGGGTCCTGATGATCATCTTCCGGCCCTTCAAGGCGGGCGACTACATCGAGGGCGGGGGCGTGGCCGGGGTCGTCGAGGAAATCCAGATTTTCACCAGCCAGCTCAAGACCCCCGACAACAAGCTGATCATCGTTCCCAACGCCAAGATGATGGGCGACAACATCGTCAACTACTCGGCCAAGGAAACCCGCCGCGTCGACATGGTCTTCGGGGTGGGCTACGGCGACGACCTGGACAAGGCGCGCCTGGTCCTGCTGGAGGTGGTGGCGCAGGACGAGCGGGTTCTCAAGGATCCCGCCCCCCAGGTGGCGGTCTCCGAGCTGGCCGACAGCAGCGTCAACTTCGTCGTCCGGCCCTGGGCTAAGACCGCCGACTACTGGGGGGTCTACTTCGACTTGACCGAGGCCGTCAAGAAGCGCTTCGACGCCGAGGGCATCTCTATTCCTTTTCCCCAGCGCGATGTGCACCTCCATCAGTCCCAGGGCTAG
- a CDS encoding DUF4382 domain-containing protein has protein sequence MKNRVFKSLAWSLLLLGALIFAACGGGTSSGDAHSSGSSVGTLQLALTDAVDPSYQELVISIQEVRGAAEGSEELPLAELPLIATFDPPRAINVLDLAFQQELLGEADIPAGTYTQVVMVLAQNGDPAAPANYLVMRDNPDEEIPLELAAGEEPVLHVPAGFIIAPGQTSTIVLDFDPARAIVFDEITGQGIFNPTGIRVVEVAEMLPLYGGISGRVVYSQTDPVSGAPLEAIVEDAIITVVPGSGENRVAATGVNPDDGTFRVFLPGGYYEVRIEAEGFEPFDSAPQVFLVEEGAETSMVTVELNPVAPPADDPADDPADDPADDPADDPADDPADDPADDPADDPADDPADDPADDPADDPADDPADDPADDPADDPADDPADDPADDPADDPADDPADDPADDPALVQLLFTDTPNLAIEAGTLSVGQVAMHRTGGPWVNFLDERMELDLLEMEEEPALFGEFHVQPGKYTQIRLQSIDAEVTVNGVTYDVEVPSGEFKVNCNFRIDSGGLWELVVNLGAQNSLRYNKGKDLYKMKPVLELESATDVEEDPAQ, from the coding sequence ATGAAAAATCGTGTGTTCAAATCCCTCGCCTGGTCGCTGCTGCTGCTCGGCGCCTTGATCTTCGCCGCCTGCGGCGGCGGAACAAGCTCCGGGGACGCCCACTCGTCCGGCAGTTCTGTCGGCACCCTGCAGCTGGCCCTTACCGACGCGGTGGACCCCAGCTATCAGGAGCTTGTCATTTCCATTCAGGAGGTTCGCGGCGCTGCCGAGGGGAGCGAAGAACTGCCCCTGGCCGAGCTGCCGCTGATCGCCACGTTCGACCCGCCGCGGGCGATCAATGTTTTGGATCTTGCCTTCCAGCAGGAACTGCTCGGCGAGGCGGACATCCCCGCGGGCACCTACACTCAGGTGGTTATGGTCCTGGCCCAGAACGGCGACCCCGCCGCCCCCGCCAATTATCTGGTGATGCGGGACAACCCGGACGAGGAGATTCCTCTTGAGCTGGCCGCCGGCGAAGAGCCGGTCCTCCATGTGCCCGCCGGCTTCATCATCGCTCCCGGCCAGACCAGCACCATTGTGCTCGACTTCGATCCTGCCCGGGCGATCGTATTCGATGAAATTACGGGACAGGGAATCTTCAATCCCACCGGCATCCGGGTGGTCGAGGTGGCCGAGATGCTCCCCCTCTATGGCGGCATATCCGGACGGGTCGTCTATAGTCAGACCGATCCCGTTTCCGGCGCGCCCCTTGAGGCGATTGTGGAAGACGCGATCATCACGGTCGTGCCCGGCAGTGGCGAGAATCGCGTCGCCGCCACCGGTGTCAACCCCGACGACGGAACCTTCCGGGTCTTTCTCCCCGGCGGTTATTACGAGGTGCGCATCGAGGCTGAAGGGTTCGAGCCCTTCGACTCCGCTCCCCAGGTCTTTCTCGTGGAGGAGGGGGCCGAGACGTCCATGGTGACCGTCGAGCTGAATCCCGTCGCCCCTCCTGCCGACGATCCTGCCGACGATCCTGCCGACGATCCTGCCGACGATCCTGCTGACGATCCTGCTGACGATCCTGCTGACGATCCTGCTGACGATCCTGCTGACGATCCTGCTGACGATCCTGCTGACGATCCTGCTGACGATCCTGCCGACGATCCTGCCGACGATCCTGCCGACGATCCGGCTGACGATCCGGCCGACGATCCGGCCGACGATCCGGCCGACGATCCGGCCGACGATCCGGCTGACGATCCGGCCGATGATCCGGCCGATGATCCGGCCGATGATCCGGCTCTAGTGCAACTCCTTTTCACCGATACCCCCAACCTGGCCATCGAGGCGGGAACCCTGAGCGTTGGCCAGGTCGCCATGCACCGCACCGGAGGTCCCTGGGTCAACTTCCTTGATGAAAGGATGGAGCTGGACCTGCTGGAGATGGAAGAGGAACCGGCCCTGTTTGGCGAGTTTCACGTCCAACCTGGCAAGTACACGCAGATCCGCCTCCAGTCTATCGACGCCGAGGTGACCGTAAACGGCGTCACCTACGATGTCGAGGTGCCGAGCGGCGAGTTCAAGGTTAACTGCAACTTCCGGATCGACAGCGGTGGCCTCTGGGAGTTGGTCGTCAACCTCGGCGCTCAGAACTCCCTCAGGTACAACAAGGGCAAGGACCTCTACAAAATGAAGCCGGTGCTCGAGCTCGAGAGCGCTACCGACGTAGAAGAGGATCCAGCCCAGTAG
- a CDS encoding tetratricopeptide repeat protein: MHRGFRLSRFPTSPCAHGLLIVLCAILAYSNTFEVPFVFDDNASIVDNTVIRDLKRFLLEGEGYRFNPRRFVTYLTLSLNYHLGGLNVVGYHVFNLAGHLGNALLVYIFCRLLLRTFSEAPGGASFGAVSAVPLVAGLMFALHPVQTQAVTYVIQRAASLATLFYLGSAVLYLKARLCQEAERSAAAVLFFFSAFAAACLAMHTKEIAFTLPLSVVLIEVAFFRPSPRRRLFWIVPLLCTLVILPLGLAGADKPLGDLLSDVSDMARETEVISRWEYLLTQFTVVARYLRLMLLPWGQNFDYDWPVYRSAGEFPVVLAGLLLAAVLILALGCLRLSRRGGRGGEEAALCRLAGFGLLWFFLALSVESSLIPISDVIFEHRLYLPFVGGVITLSAAGTALARRLPGPARSVLLLVLVLAMAGATWSRNRVWESPVSLWSDVVLKSPGKSRAHGNLGIAFYEAGQTGAAMEQYRHALALNPADHRTRNNLANAYEQRGEADKAVDLYREALRLDPDNAEILGNLGTLYEKMGQVDAAVKALEASVQIKPDSDRARYNLARAYGRKGWVEKAAAEYRTALRLNPMDADSCTNLGVIHAGKGEIDRAIKLFRRALETAPGNVDIHFNLGMAYEKKGRKNRAIQAFEGALAADPGKSEARFRLARLCLATGDAEKAAAHFKSLLQGHPASALAHAGLGAAVLQKGHTAEAIEYLQRALELNPESAFARKTLTRARRLLAFGP; encoded by the coding sequence GTGCATAGGGGATTTCGCCTCTCCCGTTTCCCGACCAGTCCGTGCGCTCATGGGCTTCTTATTGTCCTGTGCGCGATTCTGGCCTATTCCAACACCTTCGAGGTCCCCTTCGTTTTCGATGACAACGCTTCCATTGTCGACAACACCGTCATTCGCGACCTGAAGCGTTTTTTGCTGGAGGGGGAGGGCTATCGGTTCAACCCCCGTCGCTTCGTCACCTACCTGACCCTGTCACTCAATTATCACCTCGGCGGGCTGAATGTCGTCGGCTATCATGTCTTCAACCTGGCGGGGCACCTCGGCAACGCCCTGCTGGTCTATATCTTCTGCCGCCTTTTACTGCGAACCTTCTCCGAAGCGCCGGGCGGCGCCTCTTTCGGTGCGGTCTCTGCTGTGCCCCTTGTGGCAGGGCTTATGTTTGCCCTTCATCCGGTCCAGACCCAGGCGGTCACTTATGTCATCCAGCGGGCGGCCTCTCTGGCGACTCTCTTCTACCTCGGCTCGGCGGTCCTCTATCTGAAGGCCCGGCTCTGCCAGGAGGCCGAGCGGTCAGCCGCGGCGGTGCTATTTTTCTTTTCCGCCTTTGCGGCAGCTTGCCTGGCGATGCATACGAAGGAGATCGCCTTCACCCTGCCCCTGTCGGTAGTCCTTATTGAGGTCGCTTTTTTCAGGCCGTCCCCCCGCCGCCGACTGTTTTGGATCGTGCCCCTGCTCTGCACCCTGGTTATTCTGCCCTTGGGGCTGGCGGGGGCGGATAAGCCCCTCGGTGACCTGTTGTCCGATGTCAGCGACATGGCCCGCGAGACCGAGGTTATCTCCCGGTGGGAGTACCTGCTGACCCAGTTCACGGTGGTGGCCCGTTATCTGAGGCTGATGCTTCTGCCCTGGGGGCAGAATTTCGACTACGACTGGCCGGTCTACCGCTCTGCCGGCGAGTTTCCCGTTGTTCTGGCGGGCCTGCTTCTGGCAGCGGTTCTCATCCTGGCCCTCGGGTGTCTGCGTCTTTCACGCAGGGGGGGGCGCGGCGGAGAGGAGGCCGCCCTGTGCCGCCTGGCCGGTTTCGGTCTGCTGTGGTTCTTTCTTGCCCTCTCCGTCGAGTCGAGTCTGATCCCGATTAGCGACGTGATCTTCGAGCACCGGCTCTACCTGCCTTTTGTGGGTGGAGTCATTACCCTGTCGGCGGCGGGGACGGCCCTTGCCCGCCGCCTCCCGGGGCCCGCCCGCTCGGTGCTCCTGCTGGTTCTTGTCCTCGCCATGGCGGGCGCCACCTGGTCACGCAACAGGGTCTGGGAAAGTCCGGTTTCCCTGTGGAGCGACGTGGTTCTGAAATCTCCTGGAAAATCGAGGGCCCATGGCAACCTGGGAATCGCTTTCTACGAGGCGGGGCAGACCGGGGCGGCCATGGAGCAGTACCGCCACGCTCTCGCCCTCAACCCCGCAGACCACCGCACGCGCAACAACCTGGCCAACGCATACGAGCAGAGAGGGGAGGCCGATAAGGCGGTGGATCTTTACCGAGAGGCCTTGCGGCTCGATCCGGACAATGCCGAAATTCTCGGCAATCTCGGCACCCTTTACGAAAAGATGGGCCAGGTCGATGCCGCCGTCAAGGCCCTGGAGGCCTCGGTGCAGATCAAACCCGATTCCGACCGGGCCCGCTACAACCTGGCCCGGGCCTACGGGCGCAAGGGGTGGGTCGAAAAGGCCGCTGCGGAATACCGGACGGCTCTCCGGCTCAATCCCATGGATGCCGACTCCTGCACCAATCTGGGCGTCATCCATGCCGGGAAGGGGGAGATCGATCGGGCCATCAAGCTTTTCCGCAGAGCTCTCGAGACAGCCCCGGGCAACGTCGACATCCATTTTAACCTCGGTATGGCCTACGAGAAAAAGGGGCGGAAGAATCGTGCGATTCAGGCCTTCGAGGGAGCCCTGGCCGCCGACCCGGGGAAGTCGGAGGCTCGTTTTCGCCTGGCCCGACTCTGCCTCGCTACGGGGGACGCCGAGAAGGCTGCAGCTCATTTCAAAAGTCTTCTGCAGGGCCACCCCGCCAGCGCACTGGCCCATGCGGGGCTCGGTGCCGCCGTTCTGCAAAAGGGGCACACGGCCGAGGCCATCGAATATCTGCAAAGAGCCCTCGAACTGAATCCGGAGAGCGCCTTTGCCCGGAAGACTCTCACCCGGGCCAGGCGTTTGCTGGCCTTCGGACCTTAG
- a CDS encoding AI-2E family transporter: MIDDFRQMRGVRFLVAAAAFVVVVAGMRAAESLLIPFLLAIFLAVIGAPPVFWLQRKGCPKGLAVLLVVFALLGLELGMAALVGTSLNSFSQSLPFYQERLQEEAAAVLGLLDRFGLPMPDRSLVQYIDPGAAMRLVTRILSGLGGVLTNTFLIILTVVFILLEASSFPGKLRAAFSDVEETFGFFDKFVTGLNRYTVIKTLVSLATGAVVAAWLAVLGVDFPLLWGMFAFLFNYVPNIGSIISAVPPVLLAFIQFGPGRALLVAAGFVAVNMVFGNLVEPRYMGRRLGLSTLVVFISLVFWGWVLGPVGMLLSVPLTMTLKIALESSDEMRWLAVLLGPESAGENTAESRTA; the protein is encoded by the coding sequence TTGATCGATGATTTCCGGCAGATGAGGGGAGTGCGCTTTCTGGTCGCCGCGGCGGCCTTCGTGGTGGTGGTGGCGGGGATGCGCGCCGCCGAATCTCTTCTGATCCCCTTTCTTCTGGCGATCTTCCTGGCGGTCATCGGCGCCCCGCCGGTCTTCTGGCTGCAGCGCAAGGGGTGTCCCAAGGGCCTCGCCGTGCTTCTGGTGGTCTTCGCCCTGCTCGGGCTGGAACTCGGCATGGCGGCCCTCGTCGGCACCTCCCTCAACAGCTTCTCTCAATCCCTCCCTTTTTACCAGGAACGCCTGCAGGAAGAGGCCGCTGCGGTCCTTGGGCTGCTCGACCGTTTCGGCCTTCCCATGCCCGACCGCTCCCTGGTCCAGTACATCGACCCCGGAGCGGCCATGCGCCTTGTGACCCGGATCCTTTCGGGCCTTGGCGGGGTCCTCACCAACACCTTCCTGATCATTCTCACAGTGGTCTTCATCCTGCTGGAGGCTTCGAGTTTCCCCGGCAAGCTGCGCGCCGCCTTTTCCGACGTGGAGGAGACCTTCGGCTTTTTCGACAAGTTCGTCACGGGCCTCAACCGCTACACGGTCATCAAGACCCTGGTGAGCCTCGCCACGGGGGCCGTGGTGGCCGCCTGGCTGGCGGTGCTCGGGGTCGACTTCCCGTTGCTGTGGGGCATGTTCGCCTTCCTTTTCAACTACGTGCCCAACATCGGCTCGATCATCTCCGCGGTGCCCCCCGTCCTGCTCGCTTTCATCCAGTTCGGGCCCGGCCGCGCTTTGCTGGTCGCGGCAGGCTTCGTGGCGGTCAACATGGTCTTCGGCAATCTTGTCGAGCCCCGCTACATGGGGCGTCGTCTGGGGCTGTCGACTCTGGTGGTCTTCATCTCCCTGGTCTTCTGGGGCTGGGTGCTCGGCCCGGTGGGGATGCTCCTTTCGGTTCCCCTGACCATGACCCTGAAGATCGCCCTGGAGAGCAGCGACGAGATGCGCTGGCTGGCGGTGCTGCTCGGCCCCGAGTCCGCCGGTGAGAACACCGCGGAGTCCCGAACGGCTTGA
- a CDS encoding clostripain-related cysteine peptidase gives MKRLVLLVGLVLVMALAGCGGGGGDGGLFDDDGLFDGNDGGGGDDGGTAQPLKEWTYMVYMGADNNLSTAGLIDLNEMETVGSDDKVNIVLQAEFSTKFTPFDDFGLSYGGKTLRFLVKNDNDPNNIDLAAGTSIGNVNMGSPDTLRDFIQWAAETYPAKRYALAIWDHGAGWKVSPLTKGAVEDETNGGWMTLPDLAKGVADSGVDLDLINFDACLMGMYEVAYEFRGLTDYLVFSEETEPGDGDPYDTILAALRNKPAMGAEELAGTIVDKYFTYY, from the coding sequence ATGAAACGGTTGGTCCTGCTGGTTGGTTTGGTTCTGGTTATGGCCCTTGCCGGTTGCGGAGGGGGAGGCGGCGACGGCGGCCTGTTCGACGACGACGGCCTGTTCGATGGAAACGACGGCGGGGGGGGCGACGACGGAGGGACCGCCCAGCCCCTCAAGGAGTGGACCTACATGGTCTACATGGGCGCCGACAACAACCTCTCCACGGCGGGTCTCATCGACCTCAACGAGATGGAGACCGTCGGTTCGGACGACAAGGTCAACATCGTTCTGCAGGCCGAGTTCAGCACAAAGTTCACCCCCTTCGACGACTTTGGCCTCTCCTACGGGGGCAAGACCCTGCGCTTCCTTGTGAAGAACGACAACGACCCGAACAACATCGACCTGGCCGCCGGGACTTCCATCGGCAACGTCAACATGGGATCGCCGGACACCCTGCGCGATTTCATCCAGTGGGCGGCCGAGACCTACCCCGCCAAGCGCTACGCCCTGGCGATTTGGGACCACGGCGCCGGCTGGAAGGTCTCCCCGCTGACCAAGGGGGCGGTGGAGGACGAGACCAACGGCGGCTGGATGACCCTGCCGGACCTGGCGAAAGGGGTCGCAGACTCGGGCGTGGATCTCGACCTGATCAACTTCGACGCCTGCCTGATGGGGATGTACGAGGTCGCCTACGAGTTCCGGGGGCTGACCGACTACCTGGTCTTCTCGGAGGAGACCGAGCCCGGCGACGGCGACCCCTACGACACCATCCTCGCCGCCCTGAGGAACAAGCCGGCCATGGGCGCCGAGGAACTGGCGGGGACCATCGTCGACAAGTACTTCACTTACTAC
- a CDS encoding 3D domain-containing protein, whose protein sequence is MRRVFFVVFLLAMLLAAGCAEPQLRTMEVTGYCNCGDCCGWERGSWKYLKLDFWNRYVLTGRNAGKAYSGLTAMGTRPREPVPGLFSGDSLRRPWMVPFRLVLPWLWLSRDGTIAADTKFLPFGTRLYIPGYGYGMVEDRGSAIKGPVRLDAYFDSHGEALEWGRQKVEVQVLN, encoded by the coding sequence ATGAGGCGGGTATTTTTTGTTGTCTTTCTCCTGGCGATGCTGCTGGCGGCCGGCTGCGCCGAGCCGCAGCTGCGTACCATGGAGGTGACGGGGTACTGCAACTGCGGAGACTGCTGCGGCTGGGAGCGGGGGAGCTGGAAGTACCTCAAACTCGATTTCTGGAACCGCTACGTCCTGACCGGCAGGAACGCGGGAAAGGCCTACTCGGGCCTGACCGCCATGGGGACCAGGCCCCGCGAGCCGGTCCCCGGTCTTTTCTCCGGCGACAGCCTGCGCCGGCCCTGGATGGTCCCCTTTCGTCTTGTCCTGCCCTGGCTGTGGCTGTCCCGGGACGGCACCATCGCCGCCGACACCAAGTTCCTGCCTTTCGGGACCCGCCTCTACATACCGGGCTACGGCTACGGCATGGTGGAAGACCGCGGCTCGGCCATCAAGGGACCCGTGCGCCTGGACGCCTACTTCGACTCCCACGGCGAGGCCCTCGAATGGGGCCGGCAAAAGGTCGAGGTGCAGGTGCTGAACTGA
- the rpsA gene encoding 30S ribosomal protein S1 produces MDEDDKDVTESAGEESFAELLEGEMAGAVNLEPGQKVDAAVVKITADWVFLDIGQKAEGVLDRKELLDDEGNLTVEEGQTLSAYFLSRSGGELRFTTRIGSGKAGKAQMEEAWRSGIPVEGFVEKEIKGGYEVRLAGSLRAFCPYSQMALRGGAPEQFLEKNLPFRVAQFSEGGRNIVLSHRALLEEERRKQREELQKSLREGMTVRGTITSLRDFGAFVDIGGVEGLLPISEVAWGRVEDIAEVLSVGQELEVVVKQVDWESNRFGFSLREAQADPWQRVPDRYPEGSRHAGKVARLTTFGAFVTLEPGVDGLVHISKLGGGKRISHPREVLSEGQSLEVRVESVDTEQRRLSLAPAGEEAGREAAELPASLQEAPSLGTFGDLLKAKFGGKGARKK; encoded by the coding sequence ATGGACGAGGACGACAAGGACGTCACCGAGAGCGCCGGCGAGGAGAGCTTCGCCGAACTGCTGGAAGGGGAGATGGCCGGGGCGGTGAACCTGGAGCCGGGGCAGAAGGTGGACGCCGCGGTGGTCAAGATAACCGCCGACTGGGTCTTCCTCGACATCGGCCAGAAGGCCGAGGGGGTCCTGGACCGCAAGGAACTCCTTGACGACGAGGGCAACCTGACGGTGGAGGAGGGGCAAACCCTCTCCGCCTACTTCCTGTCCCGGTCCGGGGGCGAGCTGCGCTTCACAACCCGGATCGGTTCGGGCAAGGCCGGAAAGGCGCAGATGGAGGAGGCCTGGCGCAGCGGCATTCCCGTGGAGGGCTTCGTGGAGAAGGAGATCAAGGGGGGCTACGAGGTCCGCCTGGCCGGCAGCCTGCGCGCCTTCTGCCCTTATTCCCAGATGGCCCTGCGCGGCGGCGCCCCGGAGCAGTTCCTCGAGAAAAACCTCCCCTTCCGCGTTGCCCAGTTCAGTGAGGGGGGGCGCAACATCGTCCTTTCCCACCGGGCCCTGCTCGAGGAGGAGAGGCGCAAGCAGAGGGAGGAGTTGCAGAAAAGTCTGCGCGAGGGGATGACGGTCCGCGGGACGATCACCTCGCTTCGCGATTTCGGCGCCTTTGTCGACATCGGCGGGGTCGAGGGCCTGCTCCCGATTTCGGAGGTGGCCTGGGGGCGGGTGGAGGATATCGCCGAGGTGCTCTCCGTGGGGCAGGAACTGGAGGTGGTGGTCAAGCAGGTCGACTGGGAGAGCAACCGCTTCGGTTTCAGCCTGCGGGAGGCACAGGCCGACCCCTGGCAGCGGGTCCCTGACAGGTACCCGGAGGGCTCGCGCCATGCCGGCAAGGTGGCGCGGCTGACCACCTTCGGCGCCTTCGTCACCCTGGAGCCCGGGGTCGACGGCCTGGTCCATATTTCCAAGCTCGGCGGCGGCAAGCGCATCTCCCACCCCCGGGAGGTCCTCTCGGAGGGGCAGTCCCTGGAGGTGAGGGTCGAGTCGGTCGACACCGAGCAGCGTCGCCTTTCCCTGGCTCCCGCCGGGGAGGAGGCCGGCCGGGAAGCCGCGGAGTTGCCCGCTTCCCTGCAGGAGGCCCCCTCCCTTGGCACCTTCGGGGACCTGCTCAAGGCAAAGTTCGGCGGCAAGGGAGCCCGGAAAAAATAG